One Nitrospira sp. DNA window includes the following coding sequences:
- a CDS encoding Type IV fimbrial assembly, ATPase PilB — translation MLGEILCEKFGLPSGKLNDVLEIQTTKGGLLGELLLKRRLIREEDLLQALSIQFELPWVPQLDNAMIDASLVAKIPIGFARRYCMLPLYQEQGYVVMAVINPLELDALDDFRLLLGCQVRPVITTPASLIACLNQAYDRAASGTTEEVMKDLSSDEDLDRLANDLNEPQDLLDAADEAPVIRLVNSLLFQAAKNRASDIHFESYQKGLMVRNRIDGVLYPVLSPPKRLQASIIARIKIMAGLNIAEKRLPQDGRFRIRTAGKDVDLRVSVIPTSHGERVVLRLLEKENRLLSLSEIGISDRKLALIRQLIQFNHGILLVTGPTGSGKTTTLYAALSHINEPDKNIITIEDPVEYQLQGINQMQINPKIALTFAAGLRSILRQDPDVIMVGEIRDAETAEIAIHASLTGHLVFSTLHTNDAAGAITRLIDMGIEPFLVASSVVAIVAQRLVRLVCTHCRKPYRPTREELMKLGVDHGDDVGPFYRRSGCRECNHTGYRGRTGIYEFLLVDDEIRRLIVSKADSNVIHQAAMKKGMKTLKQEGASKVLQGLTATEEVMRIMQHEIDL, via the coding sequence ATGTTGGGTGAGATCTTATGCGAAAAGTTCGGCTTACCCTCGGGTAAGCTTAATGACGTATTGGAGATACAGACGACCAAAGGAGGGTTACTGGGCGAACTTCTGCTCAAACGACGGCTGATCCGTGAGGAGGATCTGCTCCAGGCGCTGTCCATTCAATTTGAGCTTCCCTGGGTGCCTCAGCTCGACAACGCCATGATCGACGCAAGCTTGGTGGCGAAGATTCCCATAGGATTTGCCAGGCGGTACTGCATGTTGCCGCTCTACCAGGAACAGGGATATGTCGTTATGGCCGTCATCAATCCTCTGGAGTTGGACGCGCTCGACGACTTCCGGTTGCTGCTGGGTTGCCAGGTTCGCCCGGTCATAACTACTCCGGCCTCGCTGATAGCCTGTCTGAATCAGGCCTATGACCGAGCAGCGAGCGGAACAACCGAAGAGGTCATGAAAGACCTCTCCTCCGACGAAGACCTCGATCGTCTGGCGAACGATTTGAATGAGCCGCAAGACTTATTGGATGCGGCGGACGAAGCCCCGGTGATTCGCTTGGTCAACAGTCTCCTGTTCCAAGCTGCCAAGAACCGCGCAAGCGATATTCACTTCGAGTCGTACCAGAAAGGCTTGATGGTGAGAAATCGGATTGACGGTGTGCTCTATCCGGTTCTGTCTCCCCCGAAGCGACTCCAAGCCAGCATCATCGCTCGCATCAAGATTATGGCGGGCCTGAACATCGCCGAAAAACGCCTTCCGCAGGACGGCAGGTTCAGAATCCGCACGGCCGGCAAGGATGTCGATCTCCGCGTCTCCGTGATTCCGACCTCACATGGAGAACGGGTGGTCCTGCGGCTGCTCGAAAAAGAGAACCGCCTGCTGAGCCTTTCGGAAATCGGCATTTCGGATCGGAAGTTGGCGCTCATCAGGCAGCTCATCCAATTCAATCACGGTATCCTCCTCGTCACCGGGCCGACGGGCAGCGGAAAAACGACAACCCTCTATGCCGCGCTGAGCCATATCAACGAGCCAGACAAGAACATCATCACGATCGAAGATCCGGTGGAGTATCAGCTTCAAGGGATTAACCAGATGCAAATCAATCCGAAGATCGCTCTCACGTTCGCCGCTGGTTTGAGATCGATTCTCCGGCAGGATCCGGACGTGATTATGGTCGGTGAGATCCGTGACGCCGAAACCGCTGAAATCGCGATCCATGCGTCCCTGACCGGGCATCTCGTCTTTTCAACCCTTCATACCAATGACGCGGCCGGGGCGATTACCCGCCTGATCGACATGGGCATTGAGCCGTTTCTCGTTGCTTCATCGGTCGTTGCCATCGTCGCGCAGCGACTCGTGCGTCTGGTGTGCACCCACTGTCGAAAACCTTATCGGCCGACACGTGAGGAGTTGATGAAATTGGGCGTCGATCATGGGGATGACGTGGGTCCATTCTATCGGAGGAGCGGATGCCGCGAGTGTAATCACACCGGTTATCGAGGCAGGACCGGGATTTATGAATTTCTCCTTGTCGACGACGAAATCCGCCGGCTTATCGTCTCGAAGGCCGATTCGAATGTGATTCATCAGGCGGCGATGAAAAAAGGCATGAAAACACTCAAGCAAGAAGGCGCGAGCAAGGTGCTCCAAGGCCTGACCGCGACGGAGGAAGTCATGCGGATCATGCAGCACGAAATCGATCTGTAA
- a CDS encoding Capsular polysaccharide synthesis enzyme CpsC, polysaccharide export, whose product MKPQRFDGCHLEVGHRRRWLVLVLVLTSALLSEVGLAQPQSQSLSQSYRLGANDVVKIQVFGEEDLKAESKIDGDGNINFPLLGSLHVAGKTIQELQDYLTSRLEAGYVRAPKVTTYVVKFRNIYMNGEVKAPGGYAYEEGLSVRKALSLAGGLSEKAERSTVRVLRNIDGKQIVLTAGLDNLLLPDDIVVVAEARRFYVSGEVKTPGRYLYEPGMTIHKALSLAGGRTEKAENGSIKVTRVTKGVAETLTAKPEMTVLPDDIIVVEIENYKFYTSGEVKTPGGYPYKDGLTVHKAIAMAGGLTEKAERGTFQVLRQVNGHEETLPVELDSLLLPDDIVVVAEARRFYVSGEVKTPGRYLYEPGMTIHKALSLAGGRTEKAENGSIKVTRVTKGVAETLTAKPEMTVLPDDIIVVEIENYKFYTSGEVKTPGGYPYKDGLTVHKAIAMAGGLTEKAERGTFQVLRQVNGHEETLPVELDSLLLPDDIVVVAEARRFYVSGEVKTPGRYLYEPGMTIHKALSLAGGRTEKAENGSIKVTRVTKGVAETLTAKPEMTVLPDDIIVVEIENYKFYTSGEVKTPGGYPYKDGLTVHKAIAMAGGLTEKAERGTFQVLRQVNGHEETLPVELDSLLLPDDIVVVAEARRFYVSGEVKTPGRYLFEKGMTVHKALSMAGGWTEKAEKGTIMVTRVSDDGVKTMEISLDAPMLPDDFIVIPQLKKVYVNGEVKRAGDFPYDRGLTVHQVITMAGGFTDKAAESNTKVLRKINGQEQSIHVSLDTMILPEDIVVVPRSFF is encoded by the coding sequence GTGAAACCGCAACGTTTCGATGGGTGCCATCTGGAAGTTGGTCATCGACGTCGGTGGTTAGTGCTGGTCCTGGTCTTGACATCGGCCCTGCTCAGCGAAGTTGGTTTAGCTCAACCTCAGTCCCAGTCGTTGAGCCAGAGTTATCGTTTAGGCGCCAATGATGTCGTCAAAATTCAAGTCTTCGGCGAAGAAGACCTGAAGGCAGAAAGTAAGATCGATGGAGACGGCAACATTAACTTTCCTCTCCTCGGGAGTTTGCATGTCGCAGGGAAGACCATCCAAGAGTTACAAGACTATCTGACCTCTCGTCTGGAAGCCGGCTATGTGCGGGCTCCTAAAGTGACGACCTATGTCGTGAAGTTCCGCAACATTTATATGAATGGGGAGGTGAAGGCACCCGGCGGTTATGCCTATGAAGAAGGGTTGAGTGTTCGGAAGGCGCTGAGTCTCGCAGGAGGCTTGAGCGAGAAGGCAGAGCGAAGCACGGTTCGTGTCCTGCGGAACATAGACGGGAAACAGATCGTCCTTACGGCCGGTCTCGATAATTTGCTGCTGCCGGATGACATCGTCGTGGTGGCGGAGGCCAGGCGATTCTATGTGAGCGGAGAAGTGAAGACGCCGGGGCGGTATCTCTATGAACCGGGGATGACCATCCATAAGGCGCTGAGCCTCGCGGGAGGCCGGACGGAGAAGGCCGAAAACGGCTCAATCAAAGTGACGCGGGTGACGAAGGGGGTGGCGGAGACGCTGACGGCGAAACCGGAGATGACGGTGTTGCCGGATGACATCATTGTGGTCGAGATAGAGAATTACAAATTCTATACGAGCGGGGAAGTGAAGACGCCAGGTGGCTATCCCTATAAAGACGGGCTCACGGTGCATAAGGCGATTGCCATGGCCGGCGGGTTAACGGAGAAGGCGGAGCGGGGGACGTTCCAGGTGCTCCGACAGGTCAATGGGCATGAGGAGACGTTGCCGGTCGAGTTGGACAGCCTGCTGCTGCCGGATGACATCGTCGTGGTGGCGGAGGCCAGGCGATTCTATGTGAGCGGAGAAGTGAAGACGCCGGGGCGGTATCTCTATGAACCGGGGATGACCATCCATAAGGCGCTGAGCCTCGCGGGAGGCCGGACGGAGAAGGCCGAAAACGGCTCAATCAAAGTGACGCGGGTGACGAAGGGGGTGGCGGAGACGCTGACGGCGAAACCGGAGATGACGGTGTTGCCGGATGACATCATTGTGGTCGAGATAGAGAATTACAAATTCTATACGAGCGGGGAAGTGAAGACGCCAGGTGGCTATCCCTATAAAGACGGGCTCACGGTGCATAAGGCGATTGCCATGGCCGGCGGGTTAACGGAGAAGGCGGAGCGGGGGACGTTCCAGGTGCTCCGACAGGTCAATGGGCATGAGGAGACGTTGCCGGTCGAGTTGGACAGCCTGCTGCTGCCGGATGACATCGTCGTGGTGGCGGAGGCCAGGCGATTCTACGTGAGCGGAGAAGTGAAGACGCCGGGGCGGTATCTCTATGAACCGGGGATGACCATCCATAAGGCGCTGAGCCTCGCGGGAGGCCGGACGGAGAAGGCCGAAAACGGCTCAATCAAAGTGACGCGGGTGACGAAGGGGGTGGCGGAGACGCTGACGGCGAAACCGGAGATGACGGTGTTGCCGGATGACATCATTGTGGTCGAGATAGAGAATTACAAATTCTATACGAGCGGGGAAGTGAAGACGCCAGGTGGCTATCCCTATAAAGACGGGCTCACGGTGCATAAGGCGATTGCCATGGCCGGCGGGTTAACGGAGAAGGCGGAGCGGGGGACGTTCCAGGTGCTCCGACAGGTCAATGGGCATGAGGAGACGTTGCCGGTCGAGTTGGACAGCCTGCTGCTGCCGGATGACATCGTCGTGGTGGCGGAGGCCAGGCGATTCTATGTGAGCGGAGAAGTGAAGACGCCGGGGCGGTATCTTTTCGAAAAGGGCATGACGGTACACAAGGCGCTCAGTATGGCCGGCGGATGGACGGAAAAGGCAGAGAAGGGAACCATCATGGTGACTCGTGTGTCCGACGACGGCGTCAAGACGATGGAGATCTCGTTGGACGCTCCGATGCTGCCGGACGATTTTATCGTGATACCGCAGTTGAAGAAGGTCTATGTGAACGGAGAGGTGAAGCGAGCGGGAGATTTTCCTTATGACAGAGGCTTAACGGTGCATCAAGTGATCACGATGGCCGGCGGTTTTACAGACAAGGCGGCGGAGAGTAACACAAAGGTATTGCGCAAAATCAATGGACAAGAGCAGTCGATTCACGTGAGTCTGGATACCATGATTCTCCCTGAAGATATCGTCGTGGTTCCGCGCAGTTTTTTCTAA
- a CDS encoding General secretion pathway protein G, whose protein sequence is MNEKGFTFIEVMIVVAILAVLAALVIPRIVNRSDDARHDAAKVQIRSIEGALQLYKLDNSVYPSTEQGLKALVDRPTVGIVPRKWKTGGYMPNIPNDPWGTPYKYRHPSPRGDYEIVSLGADGQTGGEGNNADITNWNLDKD, encoded by the coding sequence ATGAATGAAAAGGGCTTTACGTTCATTGAGGTCATGATCGTGGTCGCGATTCTGGCCGTCCTGGCCGCCCTTGTCATTCCGAGAATCGTGAATCGCTCGGATGATGCAAGGCATGACGCTGCGAAGGTTCAGATCAGAAGCATCGAAGGCGCGTTGCAACTCTATAAACTGGACAACAGTGTGTATCCCAGCACCGAACAGGGATTGAAAGCGCTCGTTGATCGGCCAACGGTCGGTATCGTACCGAGAAAATGGAAGACCGGCGGCTATATGCCGAACATACCCAACGATCCCTGGGGAACTCCCTATAAGTATAGACATCCGAGCCCTCGCGGTGATTACGAGATCGTTTCGTTGGGGGCGGATGGACAAACCGGCGGTGAAGGCAATAATGCCGATATTACAAATTGGAACCTCGACAAGGACTGA
- a CDS encoding Vitamin B12 ABC transporter, substrate-binding protein BtuF has product MRVQSSGFLQALGIFYLRAARTLRFRPFAIGLVGIVCYVLLLCSVGALGDSPGDPSVMKRRQQGILTGMPFMANITPRTFIDDAGRKLYVAKAPSRVVSLAPSITEILFALGLDEQIVGVTEFCDFPAAAATKPKVGYANPNLESLLALRPDMVVAPREFSRANILVKLDELKVPVFLIDATSLENIFSHIHQLGRIFDRSSAAHAVTLAMRQRMAEISSLVEPLPRRRVLYVLNSRPLITVGPGSYIHQMIGLAGGINIASDASAPYPRLEMETVLKANPEVIIFPMGSVETVPRSEQQEWHRWTTLSAVQQNHLREVSANALNRPGPRVMEGLEQLAKVIHPEAFPSETAPLRP; this is encoded by the coding sequence ATGCGGGTGCAATCCTCAGGGTTCCTCCAGGCCCTGGGGATTTTTTATTTGCGCGCCGCTCGAACCCTTCGCTTCCGCCCGTTCGCGATCGGACTCGTCGGAATCGTCTGTTATGTCCTCCTGCTCTGCTCTGTCGGTGCCCTTGGAGATTCGCCTGGGGATCCGAGCGTGATGAAACGTCGTCAACAGGGCATCCTCACCGGTATGCCGTTCATGGCGAACATCACGCCGCGCACGTTCATCGACGATGCGGGGCGAAAACTCTATGTCGCCAAGGCTCCCAGCCGGGTCGTCTCGCTGGCGCCGAGCATCACGGAGATATTGTTCGCGTTGGGGCTGGATGAACAGATCGTCGGCGTGACGGAGTTCTGCGATTTTCCCGCCGCAGCGGCGACCAAACCGAAAGTCGGCTATGCCAATCCCAACCTCGAGTCCCTCCTGGCGCTCCGTCCCGACATGGTGGTGGCCCCGCGTGAATTTTCGCGCGCGAACATACTGGTCAAGCTGGATGAGCTGAAGGTGCCGGTTTTCCTGATCGACGCGACGTCGCTGGAAAATATCTTCTCCCACATTCACCAGCTGGGGCGAATTTTCGATCGCTCCTCGGCGGCCCATGCCGTGACGCTCGCCATGCGGCAGCGCATGGCCGAGATCAGCAGCCTCGTCGAGCCGTTGCCGCGCCGGCGGGTGCTCTATGTGCTCAATAGCCGGCCGCTGATCACCGTGGGACCAGGCAGTTACATCCATCAGATGATCGGCCTGGCGGGAGGCATCAATATCGCGTCCGACGCGTCAGCGCCCTATCCCAGGCTCGAAATGGAAACCGTGCTGAAAGCGAATCCCGAGGTGATCATCTTCCCGATGGGTTCGGTTGAAACGGTGCCGCGAAGCGAACAGCAGGAATGGCATCGTTGGACGACCTTGTCCGCCGTGCAGCAGAATCACCTGCGTGAGGTGTCGGCAAACGCGCTCAACCGCCCCGGTCCGCGCGTCATGGAGGGCCTGGAGCAGCTCGCTAAGGTGATCCATCCTGAGGCATTTCCCTCCGAGACGGCCCCCCTTCGTCCATGA
- a CDS encoding Capsular polysaccharide synthesis enzyme CpsC, polysaccharide export — MLGLGLILCFETAICLATSPPSHQSYRLGVNDLVHIQVYGEEDLNIESKIDGDGSIHFPLLGPLHVAGKTIQELQDDLTARLARGYVRMPKVTAYIVRHRNFYVSGEVKSPGGYPYEEGLTVHKALSVAGGRTEKAQKGLLRLTRVTGGTVETAAVTPETAVLPDDIIVVEAENYKFYASGEVKTPGGYPYKDGLTVHKALAMAGGLTEKAERGAFQVLRQIDGREETLPVELDGLLLPDDIIVVTEGRRIYVSGEVKTPGRYLYEKGMAVHKAVSLAGGRTEKAERGPLKLTRIAGGVAETLAVTPETTVLPDDIIVVEAENYKFYASGEVKTPGGYPHKDGLTVHKALAMAGGLTEKAERGAFQVLRQVNGHEETVAVGLESLVLPDDIIVVAEGQRVYVSGEVKTPGRYLYEKGMTVHKALSLAGGWTEKADRGSIKVTRMTDGVAQPIDIALDAPVLPDDFLVVPQVRKVYVNGEVKRAGDYPYERDLTVHKVITMAGGFTDKAAESSTKVLRKVNGQEQSIQVTLETIVLPEDILVVPRSFF, encoded by the coding sequence ATGTTAGGTCTAGGACTGATTCTCTGTTTTGAGACCGCAATCTGTTTGGCCACGTCACCGCCTTCGCACCAGAGTTATCGGCTCGGGGTCAATGATCTCGTGCACATTCAAGTCTATGGCGAAGAGGATTTGAATATCGAAAGTAAGATCGACGGGGATGGAAGTATTCATTTCCCTCTGTTGGGACCGCTCCATGTCGCTGGAAAAACTATTCAAGAGTTACAGGATGATCTGACGGCCCGATTGGCGCGTGGTTATGTTCGGATGCCTAAAGTGACGGCATATATCGTCAGACACCGCAATTTCTATGTGAGTGGCGAAGTCAAAAGCCCTGGAGGTTACCCGTATGAAGAAGGTCTTACGGTTCACAAAGCATTGAGCGTCGCAGGTGGACGGACGGAAAAGGCACAGAAAGGACTCCTCAGGCTCACACGAGTGACCGGCGGTACGGTCGAGACCGCGGCGGTGACTCCCGAGACGGCAGTGCTGCCCGATGACATCATTGTAGTGGAAGCCGAGAACTACAAATTCTACGCGAGCGGGGAAGTGAAGACCCCGGGGGGGTATCCTTACAAAGATGGGCTGACGGTCCACAAGGCGCTGGCGATGGCCGGCGGCCTGACGGAGAAGGCGGAGCGGGGAGCCTTCCAGGTGCTTCGGCAGATTGACGGTCGTGAGGAGACGCTGCCAGTCGAACTGGATGGTCTGTTGCTGCCGGATGACATCATCGTGGTGACGGAAGGCCGGCGTATCTATGTGAGCGGGGAAGTGAAGACCCCTGGCCGATACCTCTATGAAAAAGGAATGGCGGTGCACAAGGCGGTCAGCCTGGCTGGCGGACGGACCGAGAAGGCAGAACGGGGGCCACTCAAGCTGACTCGAATCGCCGGTGGGGTAGCCGAGACACTGGCGGTGACCCCCGAGACGACGGTACTGCCGGATGACATCATTGTAGTGGAAGCCGAGAACTACAAATTCTACGCGAGCGGGGAAGTGAAGACCCCGGGGGGGTATCCCCACAAAGACGGTCTCACGGTCCACAAGGCGCTGGCGATGGCCGGCGGCCTGACGGAGAAGGCGGAACGGGGAGCCTTCCAAGTGCTCCGACAGGTTAATGGTCATGAGGAGACGGTAGCTGTGGGCTTAGAGAGTCTGGTGTTGCCGGATGACATCATCGTGGTGGCAGAGGGTCAGCGCGTGTATGTGAGCGGGGAAGTGAAGACCCCCGGACGGTACCTCTATGAAAAAGGAATGACGGTACATAAGGCATTGAGTCTAGCCGGAGGCTGGACAGAAAAAGCGGACCGGGGATCAATCAAGGTAACCAGGATGACAGACGGCGTGGCCCAACCGATCGACATTGCACTGGATGCACCGGTGCTGCCGGATGACTTTCTCGTGGTGCCGCAGGTGAGGAAAGTCTATGTGAACGGGGAGGTGAAGCGAGCGGGCGATTATCCCTATGAGCGGGACCTGACGGTTCACAAGGTCATTACCATGGCTGGTGGTTTCACCGATAAGGCAGCGGAAAGCAGCACGAAGGTGCTACGAAAGGTGAACGGACAGGAGCAGTCGATTCAGGTTACGTTGGAAACAATCGTCTTGCCCGAGGACATCCTCGTGGTCCCGCGGAGCTTTTTTTGA
- a CDS encoding General secretion pathway protein F, with protein MPIYAYKGLSVEGRGLTGIIDADNPRSARQRLRNNGIYPTAVLEQQGADLWAVSSTARPGSQGLLRKREVALLTRHLATLLAAGLPLVEALTVLIEQSDERAAKQVLAHIREHIREGRAFSKALESFPRDFTPVYVNMVRTGETAGTLEPVLGRLASYLDQQVDLKNKITNAIIYPAVMLCVGVGVLCFLMIFVVPRITTVFNDVHQALPWPTVVLIAVSRFLADYWLALLGLVLVAGAGLGRAVASPTGRAHIDRVILRLPLVGNVVRMVSISRLAGTLSAMLSNGVPVLDALDVAKGVMNNRVLEEAVSRAQNHIREGESIADPLKRSGVFPSLAIHMIAVGEKSGALEELLEKVSHIYDGEVNRIMTRLTSLMEPIMVLVMGVIVFFIVLAILLPIFQMNQFIR; from the coding sequence ATGCCGATTTACGCGTATAAAGGTTTGAGTGTGGAAGGGCGCGGGCTGACCGGTATCATCGATGCTGATAACCCGAGAAGCGCGCGGCAAAGGCTCCGAAATAACGGCATCTATCCGACTGCCGTGCTTGAACAGCAAGGAGCCGACTTATGGGCCGTTTCTTCGACCGCGCGACCGGGGAGCCAGGGGCTGCTCCGCAAGCGGGAAGTGGCGCTCCTTACGCGCCATCTTGCGACCTTGTTGGCGGCCGGCCTGCCTCTGGTGGAGGCGCTGACTGTTCTGATCGAACAAAGCGACGAACGAGCCGCCAAGCAGGTCTTGGCCCACATACGTGAACACATACGAGAAGGGAGGGCATTCAGCAAGGCCTTGGAATCCTTTCCAAGGGATTTCACCCCAGTCTACGTGAATATGGTGCGAACAGGAGAAACCGCTGGAACCTTGGAACCGGTACTCGGCCGTTTGGCCAGCTATTTGGATCAGCAAGTCGATCTAAAAAACAAGATCACCAATGCCATCATCTATCCTGCCGTCATGCTATGCGTCGGCGTCGGTGTGTTGTGTTTTCTGATGATCTTCGTGGTTCCGCGGATTACGACCGTCTTCAATGATGTACACCAGGCTCTGCCCTGGCCTACGGTCGTGCTCATTGCCGTCAGTCGTTTCTTGGCCGACTATTGGCTGGCGCTGCTCGGCCTGGTTCTCGTTGCGGGCGCAGGGCTTGGGCGCGCCGTGGCGAGTCCGACGGGACGGGCTCATATTGATCGGGTTATTCTTCGGCTCCCGCTCGTCGGGAATGTCGTGCGGATGGTATCCATTTCGCGTCTTGCGGGAACGCTTTCGGCCATGTTGTCCAACGGGGTGCCGGTTCTCGATGCCCTCGACGTCGCGAAGGGGGTCATGAACAACCGGGTTCTTGAGGAGGCCGTGTCACGCGCACAAAATCACATTCGTGAAGGAGAAAGTATTGCCGATCCATTGAAACGAAGCGGCGTGTTCCCGTCTCTCGCCATTCACATGATCGCGGTAGGGGAAAAAAGCGGCGCGTTGGAAGAGTTGCTGGAAAAGGTATCCCACATTTATGACGGTGAGGTAAACCGGATCATGACGCGACTCACATCGCTTATGGAGCCCATCATGGTACTGGTCATGGGTGTCATCGTGTTCTTCATTGTGTTGGCCATTCTCCTGCCCATTTTTCAAATGAACCAGTTCATCAGGTGA
- a CDS encoding LSU ribosomal protein L28p, whose product MAFACDLCGKKHQTGNNVSHANNKTKRVFNPNLQRVKALVNGSALRIRVCTRCLRSGLVKKAV is encoded by the coding sequence GTGGCATTTGCTTGTGATCTCTGCGGGAAAAAGCATCAAACCGGAAACAACGTCAGTCATGCGAACAACAAGACCAAGCGCGTCTTCAATCCCAACCTGCAACGTGTGAAGGCACTCGTGAACGGTTCGGCGTTGCGCATCCGCGTCTGCACCCGCTGCCTGCGGTCCGGCCTGGTCAAGAAAGCCGTCTGA
- a CDS encoding General secretion pathway protein D, with translation MRKRIIVKTCGLTAGCWVFAPLLLFIQLLGMSSTWAQAPIQRTGSVTLDFNEVDLQVFIRFISELSGKNFVLDEKVTGKITVFSSTKVTPEQAYNIFLSALEVRRLAAIPKGNLIQIVQVADSPPERNVYVYKLKHALANDTAAVLTNVVARSSVAAPPVGGRLPLRQANEFEASVQVFADKPTNSLIVSATKSDYGRLVSVIQSLDTRRNQVFVEAVILEVSLNRLRSIGIDPVQALALIQKGSVFALGGVNRAPEDIASIAQLLTGTGTTGTSGAGTVNVLNTATVRLFLQLLMATSDANVLSTPQLLAADNQKAKIIVGENRPFPTGQAQGITGGTLVTIERKDVGVTLEITPQVLEDKRTRMEVKQEITAISDAVPQTIGSGNAQIPVGPTTTKRAMETITIVPDQQTVVLGGLVRDNLTLVERKVPLLGDIPLLGWLFKSQAQQVDKLNLLVFLTPHVIEDEAQMVELNVKKHLELEPVMQENAIEETPYVQSTTDRLLQRPLIKDSAQVAVPKDR, from the coding sequence GTGCGTAAGAGGATCATCGTGAAGACTTGTGGATTGACCGCCGGATGCTGGGTGTTTGCCCCGCTGCTGCTGTTTATCCAACTCTTGGGAATGAGTTCGACCTGGGCGCAGGCACCCATTCAGCGGACAGGCTCGGTGACACTTGACTTCAATGAAGTCGATCTGCAGGTGTTTATTCGATTCATCAGCGAATTGAGCGGAAAAAACTTTGTCTTGGACGAGAAGGTAACCGGCAAGATCACGGTGTTTTCATCGACCAAGGTCACTCCGGAGCAAGCGTACAATATTTTTCTATCGGCGTTGGAAGTCCGGCGGCTTGCGGCCATTCCTAAAGGCAATCTCATTCAAATCGTCCAAGTTGCCGATTCCCCGCCGGAACGAAACGTCTATGTCTATAAACTCAAACATGCGTTGGCGAATGATACGGCAGCAGTGTTGACCAATGTCGTCGCACGGTCTTCCGTAGCCGCGCCACCGGTCGGCGGGCGGCTACCGCTACGCCAGGCGAATGAATTTGAAGCGTCGGTCCAGGTCTTTGCGGACAAACCTACAAACTCGCTGATCGTGAGTGCGACCAAGTCGGATTATGGCCGACTTGTGTCGGTCATTCAGTCGCTCGATACCCGGCGTAATCAGGTCTTCGTCGAAGCGGTCATCTTGGAGGTCAGTCTCAATCGTTTACGATCGATCGGTATTGATCCGGTTCAGGCGTTGGCCTTGATTCAAAAGGGGTCTGTGTTCGCATTGGGAGGGGTAAATCGAGCGCCTGAAGACATCGCCTCGATTGCGCAGTTGCTGACTGGGACCGGAACGACCGGTACGTCGGGAGCCGGAACGGTCAATGTGCTCAACACTGCTACGGTGCGACTGTTTCTGCAATTGCTCATGGCCACGTCTGACGCTAACGTTTTGTCGACTCCTCAACTTCTGGCAGCGGACAATCAGAAAGCTAAGATTATTGTCGGAGAGAATCGGCCATTTCCCACAGGACAGGCACAGGGCATCACCGGTGGAACGTTGGTCACAATCGAACGAAAGGATGTCGGAGTTACGCTGGAGATTACGCCGCAGGTTCTGGAAGATAAGCGGACCAGGATGGAGGTGAAGCAGGAAATTACCGCGATCTCAGATGCCGTGCCGCAGACCATCGGGTCAGGCAATGCCCAGATTCCTGTCGGCCCGACCACCACGAAACGGGCCATGGAAACTATCACCATTGTTCCGGATCAACAGACGGTCGTGCTTGGAGGGCTGGTACGGGATAATCTTACGCTGGTTGAGAGAAAAGTTCCTCTCCTCGGCGATATTCCGTTGCTGGGCTGGCTCTTCAAGAGCCAGGCCCAACAGGTTGATAAACTCAATCTGCTCGTCTTTCTGACGCCGCATGTGATCGAGGATGAGGCTCAGATGGTCGAGTTGAACGTGAAGAAACACCTCGAACTGGAGCCGGTCATGCAAGAGAATGCGATCGAAGAAACGCCCTACGTTCAAAGCACAACCGACCGTCTGCTACAGCGGCCTTTGATCAAGGATTCAGCACAGGTCGCAGTGCCAAAAGATCGTTGA